attatttaattatttttaaaaggCTTAGAACAATTTAATATGATTTTAAAAATAGCTCTTAATGTTTCAAAAGATTATTATTTGCCAACATAAAACACACTTGTTGCAGTCTACGAATTATGACTAGTCTTTTATATGTCAAAACATTTAGTACACCTATATTTTCATGATCTATAGTGGCAAGTATGAATATATGTTTATTGGGTGATCAGGCTCATGCCAAATACGcaaattgcattatacttataccACCAAATGTAAAATAATGTATACAGCAAAATATGTTATCTAGAAATGTCAAACAATGAACAAGCGATGTGTCGTAATACTCTtcaattataaatattttagATTCTATTTGTTTTTACTTTTGGACATTGCTTTCTCAGCAATTTAAACatatcattttaatattatttgtaaaaatataaattttttaaaatatattatatctaacatTTAGTAACATAAATGGatccttttgaagataatatttaaaataaatgtaCGTAACAAACTCCTAGGATTTTGCAATGTGCAATATttatatagaagcattagatacatATAATGCTTCAGGTATAGCGATACTTGTTACAAAAGACGATCGACATAATAGTAATATTGACAATGGTTAGCTATAAATTAGACCGATATAGACATATTAAAAAGCATTCTCTACGATCCCTGAGCGATTGAAGGAAACGAAATGCCTGTATACCTGTCTTAGCGAACTCCTCCGGCGTATGACCGCCAGCTATTAACCACTTGCACCAGTTGATCGTTTCTTTGTCATTGATAGGTTTACTAGGATTTAATACTTCATCCAATAATTTACTAAGGGATGGTGGACATCCACTGTCATAGGGTAAATTGCTGCATTCCTCATGTATATTAGCAGCTCTAATGCGTATGGTCTTGTTTATTAACACTTGAGTGCAAAGGCTAGATACCGAAAACATTGTGGAATATTGACCTCGCGCAGCGAGGATACCCACTGACTTTTGATAGATGTTACGGTATCCTCCGTGGATGACGAGTGTACGGAAAACAAACGGGCGAGTTAAGTCGGGAATCAGGTGATACCAACGTTAAAATTTCAGAAAGCCGACAGGTCGACCGATAGCTGCCTGACGACTTGCACCACCGACGAGGTGAAAACTTCCGGGAAACCTTTCAAGTAGAGGCGGCCCGCGGACCAGGGAATTCTCAACAACCTCCATATCAGTGAGCATCTCCCGTCAACTTTGTCTTCCTCATCAATTTTGACAACATGACGAAAGCACCAAGGGACCGTTACCTTATACCACACTCCTCGATCCTGGATTACTATCGACTTTCGTATTTCGCGTTTCAACAACGATACACGGTACTTGTATAATAATCGACGTTTATACAACACACATCCACATTTACCGAACAGCAAAAGCACTTGATCACTAATCGTTCGATCAATTGACCACAGCTTATATTCTTCTACGGCACGTCTTCTTCTCTCTGATCAAGAATTTGTCTATCTTATCGACAAAACAATGACAGAATACTAGATCTTGCTTTTCAATGAACGCATTTCATCAGAACGTTTTCGCTACGTCGAAATATGTATGCGCAGTTCGTTCTTCTTTATCGTGCCGATTACAAATTATCGTACGGGCGCAGGAATTTATCGAAATTGATGCGATTAagcaatattaaaaatataaattggAACATATTAATTATTCGGTTTATTTATAATCCAATCATATATGGTTCTCTGGACAAATTGATCTATTAGTGagggtaacgctatttccatttaTTACGGTATCTCGCAAAAAAAAAACTATGAAATACAATTGAACATTTTTTTGTATTTCTATTCAAGtattaacatttgcagataagCATTGATATTAATAGTTAGGACACGCAGAATAAAAgacgattattattattaacgatAGTTACGATATTATTTAAATCATAAAATTTTAACCAATGAGTTACAAGCAAATCTAGACTGTTAGTATGGTAACACTGGCTTCGAACTTTTCTTTTTCGTTCGGCTAATCGAGCGTGTATGTTGCTGTGGTAAATAAATTTACAAATCGCAGGTAATCTCGTTTGTTTAAATTCATCCAATCTAATTtcataataaattaatatttagttTTAATTGTCGATTGATCCGTGATATTATTTTATGTGCGATTTAGTGTTCACGAAAGTACGAAGTGGTTAGTGGACAAGTCGGTGTTACGTTTGCCATTATTGTTTTGTTTACCATAAATATCAGTTTTATactttaaaattaattaatattagtATAAAAGTTCATATTAGTGTattatttacatttataaaaaGGAGGACGACGATTGTTTTCGTATTTATTTCACTTCCATTATAGGTTATGCTTCCTTGACATCTTGTAATACAGTAAATCAGAGTATTGCAGTAAATATTATCTTTCAACTGTTTTTGTGCTTATTGATGCAAGATACAATTATTTTCTGCTTTCAGCCATGGTACGTATGAACGTTCTTAGCGATGCTCTTAAATCCATCAACAACGCTGAAAAGCGTGGAAAGAGACAGGTGTTGTTGAGACCCTGCTCCAAAGTAATCATCAAATTCTTAACTGTAATGATGAGGAAAGGTGAGAAATTATATTAATGTTTTCttatttataaaattaaattcaattctataacgtaggtctttaatctcatatgaatatatatagatataaatAAAAGTAAACTTCTTACATTGTGTGCTTTCAATATTTAAGGATACATTGGAGAATTTGAAATTGTTGATGATCACCGCAGTGGCAAGGTTGTAGTAAACCTTAGCGGAAGGCTAAACAAATGTGGTGTTATTTCACCTAGATTTGATGTTCCAATTAATGATATTGAAAAGTGGACTAATAACTTGCTACCATCTAGACAATTTGGGTATGTATACAAAAATTGATCTTACATAATGTATAGTTCTGTATTCTTATAATATAATGTtaatttatatgtatattttagatACGTCGTTTTAACCACAAGTGGAGGAATTATGGATCATGAAGAGGCAAGAAGGAAACATCTTGGAGGGAAGATACTTGGATTTTTCTTTTAATgtttatttaataaaataaaagttTCTTAATAATAACACGTATTTTTTATATTGAAAATAAAATAGTTACCTCTTAGATTAATTAGCTCCAAATAATTAAGAgctaattatattataattttgtacatatatagtattttatttattagatatttaagcttaattatattatataattgtCTAGCAACAAAATAGCTGTATAAGTTTTAAATCGAAATGTTTTTCGTTCAAAACTAAATTGTTTTATACAATCTCTGTGGAGACTACCAATCAGCGTATTCAATTTGCAGCACGCTTCTGATTGGTTGTTACAGCTTTCTGCTGATTGGCCGAACACCACTAGGGCAGTTCAGGCATGCGCGTGGCAGCAATTTCAACTTTACGCCTCTTGTAAACGCAGCCGATCACGGACAGTCAACAAAACTTTGTAATTCGAACGAAACTCACGGACGGTTCGGGTCATGCGTCGCGTCATACAAGTTTTTAGTATCTGTTAGAGTTTCATAATAAAAGTTTCCTGATTTTGTTTTTTCACATCAATAAAAGGAGCGTGTAAGcgtgaatttataataaatttaacGGTGTTGCCAGGTGTTACCAGGTGAATGTGACCGTTTTGTGCTGCGTTACCTGAGACTTACCTGAAGGGATAACCGTACGGAAGAATGCATTAAAACTTCAGTGTCCATGTACAGTGCGATCATCTAAACGTAAGCGTCTTTAATAAATGTGAAATAGAGTGCACTGACGTTTGGACCTTAACATTTCAGGTAGAAATATATGTTTCATTTTTTGACAATCAAGTGCATCGTGTTCTCATAAAAATTCGTAACTTCTCTTTCATTGTTCCGACAGTTCACTGCTTCGTACGATTTCATCCATTGATCCATCTATTTTCGTTGCACAATAATTGCAATAATTTGTTTACACTTTGATGGAACCAGACGCGCCTCACGTGTATGCGCataatattttgaagaaaaaatgcgGCATATGACGATGAACCGCAAAGAAGCGTCCAATGATACTTAACGCCAAATCTAACGAGAAAACCTGCGGATTGTACTCGCTGTTTAATTCGAAAGGAAAAAAGAGGTACATCGATAGGTAAATCGCAAGGCGAATGGAAAACGGTACGGATGCTTCGAGACCGTCGGTTTTACGAAAGGCGGAGGGACTGCGAGTGCAAGTAAAAGGAATGTTGTCTCACAGGTGTACGTCGTAATGCTCTTCCGTTACGCCTACTGGAAGAAAACGTAATTGGAGGTTGAATTCGCCACGTGAACTCGACAATGCGGAGATCGTACAGGAATTGTTGGTATTTGTTCGCGTAACCTGGCCGTGCAATTGGATGACGTTCGCGGGGTGAAGTGTGAGAGAAGTGCAAGTGGCAAGAGCGGCAAAGAATTTTACCAAGTAACATGGAGATGCTGTGGAGAAATGCAGTGGCGGACCTTTCGACCTTCCTGAGCACGAGGACGCAGATTTTGTTTGCCGCTGTTTATTTCATCTGGATCGCTGGAAGCGCCTGCGCCACTGGTGAGTTTTCGCGCCCATTTCCACTTCATTTCCGCATTTTCCAATTTCCTTTCCCTGGTCGGATGTCACGATTTCTTCGTTAAAGTAAATCGTTTTATCTTCCCAAATTAAAGTATAGTACACTTTTATTTGTTATGAATTGAAATGAAAACTGCGTTATATTTCATTCCAAAAACAATGTTTCGATGCAAAAGTAACACTTGTTATCAGGACGAATTCATTAATTTCGTTCACTAAATGTTAGTCACAAGCGTAGTGATAATCATCGCGATACGAAAATACACAGGGTGATTATCGAAATTTATACCAGCGCTGGACTTTTCGACGGCTAATAATTCGAGAGCtcagagttcaccggtaattgCTGTCGTTATTATACGTATAAACGGTATTCGCTTTGTCATAAAACTGGCACAAGAACAGGATACATACAAGTTACCCGTTACAATATCCATGACAAAAATGAACATTCAACGTGAACGTGGGACGACATTGAGTTGAGCGGTTTTTTGAAACGGGTCAAACCTAATTCACGGCGATTTAAACATTGGGAACACTGCTGAGTAGAGCAAACAATGATTTCTTGGCATTCGTCCAAATTGCTTTTACATACGTACGTGCGAACGGCAACTGAGCGAATATTTACCCGGAACGGGGAAACCTCCTTTTCAATGCGTGCCTCGACTTAATTGGCCGACTAATCGCAAACTCTTTTGAACAATACAAATTTCGAATATCTGAGATTAACAAATTATGAATATACTTCACGGTTCGTATTTAAAATCAATCAATCTTTAATTAttaaaagagaaaggaaaatttGAAATAGTGTAAATTCTTAGTCTGAAAGTCCGCTGGACGCTTAAGTAACTCGATATTGGTTGGTTAAATATTCGATATTGATCCATTGCGATAATATCGATAGGTCATCATTTCTAGCCGGTTTCTAGTGGAATATAGTGCGCTTCATTACGAATGGCATCCAAGGCCAGATTGCTCGCGTAACGTTGTTAAGTGGATGCACGTTAATGGGCCATAAGTTGCCTCATGCGGTAGTAACGCCAAATGTTGCCACGGATTTATGTCCTTTTGTTTTTTATGAATATACCGTTACGCTACCGAGGAATGGCCACAAATGTTCTTCTATATTATTATTCATTAACATTTTAGATTATTTTTCTACTTTTCTCTTATTCTTATTTGTTTCGTTACATAATCACTGTTCTGAATGTTACAAATGCGAATGTAATAGAAATACGCGCAGAAGAAAACAGAGATCATATGAATCATCATAGTCCCGGAAATGGTTTTCTTTTAAGATAGAGTTTAGCGTACAAACAGTTCATTCGGTGGAACATTACACATAGGGGCACTAAAAAGTTCGTTCGTGGAAAAACGAAGAAATACCGCATTAATGACAATTCATGACTGAATAAGTTCATGCGCGAATTGAGCTTCATTGAGAACGAATCATCAATGTATCGACGAGTTGTAAATCGTAACACCTGCGACGATTCGCACGGAGATCGCTTTGAACCGCAACGGGGGTCGGGAAAGAATAAAGATGATCGAAAATCTTTTTCCCCTCCCTCTTTTGTAAACAGGAGCGTAGGAGCCGCCCTAATTGAGATTTATTACGACGTTAATCCAGCCAATTGTGCGAACCAAGTTAAACCGTTGACCTCTTAGTTGACGATCGGAAAGGATATACATAGCACGTGCCGCGGCGTCGCCTCTCTGTGTTTATTGCGATAAATAATGTCGCCGCCATATTATCGTAGGCAAATCTGCTCCAATTTCTCAACTCAACTTCATCAAATGACTTGCGCACGCATGCCCAGATTCTTTCAGATTCTAGATGCATTTATTTTGGTTAAATAATACTTAAACGAACCTTCGTATAACGTAACTTTATTGCAACATGGTTCCATACAACACAAATAGCAAGTTTAAACAGTTAAGTTGTAAAACAGCGTTCTATTTAcgtaaagaaaaagaagagatcgagGCGATATGAATTTTTAGAGTAGTTCGTACGATTGCTCCGCTCGCCTAAATTCGTTCTCTATCTCCTCTTATCAACGGGTTGGTATATCAATGGTCCCCGTTGTTCAAGGGAAATTTAATCAGCGACTGACTGTCGCACGTCGCTCGAAACTGTGCGCGTGCCGATCGGGCAGTGAAAAATGAAAAACTCACGAAACGAAAACGCGCTGGAATTGTTTTTCGCGCGATCGATTTATCCTTGTGCCACGGCGCCTGTTTTGAACGGCCAGTTTGAAACGAGCACGGGTCACAGGCATCGATACGCACGCGTACAATTAAGACGGGGCACGAATGTACGCGCTTTAATACTAATTATCGGTGGTAGAGTGGAACGTACACAGGACACGCGTACGATCAATGAGGCCCGTATGCGTAAGTCGCTCAAGTATGCCCTTGCGTTACTCATTGCCGGATAATAATAGGCTCTCTGACTGAATCGAAGAGAATGCAGGAAAAAGTGCGCAAATCCCTCGTCTAGGTACTCGTTTGTTGCTCATTTGTTGGGCGCGAATACCTTTCTCAGCTTAAGAAAGGGTATACAGAATCAGAAACATTTGGAGGGTAAACTGAGTAATTCAAAGAAAGTAATACGGGAATTCGAGTAGGCTATTTTCTCAGTATTTTTAAGCGTTCCATTTATTCGATAAAAAGACTGTGAAAGGGATATCTGTTAGCTAAGGAATAGTGAAATGCTTGTAGAAGTGATTAAATTTTTCTGTAGCAAGCAGCTCTGACGGAAAGTATACCGTGAAGCTTTTTATACCCAGATTTGGAGGAACAGGCATTTGAACGAAATAAGGGTCGTATCTCTGGGAGGCTGGTTCGCTGTACTTCAGATTGATATATAAATGTCACGGTTATCTATCACGTAAATATTTCGTCATTGAAGGGTTAATGCCGTGAATATACTGCGAGTTGGAACGTTGTTCTCTAAATATTTACTAATTCTTTGATGGATGTTGCTCGAAGCATTCATAGCATAGTCGATGTTATTGACGCATATGATATTGAAACAATCCATTTTACACTATGTCTTCTTTTATTTCACGCATATTTGTTTAGCTACTGAAACTGAGCGATAATATAATGCTTCGAGCATGTCGAACAATTACTAAAAATTCAACGAAGAAGTTTCGCAACTTATCATAATTACttgcaaaacttcaaatgagttAACAGAACCATCTTCGTGTTTTCCATTCTCGTTATGTGGCCATTAAAATATCAAAAGTTTCTGTCGCAACGCTTCCACAACGGTCTCCAAGAAAACACGCAACTATCGCATTATAGCCCTTGGTCGTTGTCAGTACCAGGGACGATAAAGCAAGAAACGATAGCGGCGTTGAAAACAGGAAAAAAACGCGTGCAGCCGAGTATGCAGTATCCGCGAGTCAGATTTTCGAGCCACGGATAGAGATATATTGTATGCGGGAAATTGGCATGCATTTTGTATTCGTGTTCCACGGAAGACGAACGTTCTCGTGTTTCCAGGTCGATAGTCAGCATAATGTAGCTGAGCAAAGGGCATATGAGTGCGTTCTGGTGTAAGGGTAAATTGGCGAACGATCCCGGGAAAAGAACACGCGGCGGATGGAGAGGAGGGTATCTCCGTTTAAATTGCGGCGGACCACGTGTTTAACAATCCTTTAAACGCGGTGGAAGAGAAAAACACGGATTACGAAAATCTATTTTTACCTCGCTTCGGCCTCTAAATCGCTTCGTAACTCGTTACTTCCTTCTTTCTGGTTGAAGTGCGGTACTGGAAATTTTTATTGCATCACTCGACTATTAAACGCGCTTATTTTTTGTACTTCTTCTACTGTCGATACTAGGAAAATGTTATTGCTTTTTTTGTTTGATCGTGTGGTCATAAAGAACACACGCTACAGTGACTGAAATGAGTTAAACGTGAATCAGTTTGTCGTTGATATTCATTGGAAAATTATACAAAAAGTatgtaattaatatttgcaGACATTTCCAAGAAACGTGTATAGTTTTTCGTAATCATAATGCTATTCTTTTCTACTTGAACAATTTTTCACGAATTTCGCAAAGACAGGATCGATGTATGAAACAAAAGAGTACTCTAGCCTCGTAGAAGGTTTCTATGcttttttacattcctttacttTCATAGCACATTCCATTAATTTCACTTGAATGCAACAACTCTGAAAAAAAAGCCGAGTTCCTTCCCTTTTTTTCTCATCTCGGACAAGAAAATTACCATTTTTTCACGCGGGCCCTCGCACTCCGAACTTACGAACTTATCACACCGATCTGCATACTCCGCTCTGAAAACGTTCATTTCATGGAGCGACCGCCGGTAATGACTTCCTGCTCTCGCAATGCAAACGATCCGCCCGCGATCGACGATACGAAAGCGAGGCTACGCGTGTACAACGTCACCCCCGATCGTGGAGAGGAGCCGAACAATGATTAAATTATTATCATCACGATGGAACGAAAGTGGCGGGAAGGGTGAGGGGTGGTTACGTGTAATATGGCGTGGTATCGGGTTCGGATGGATCGACAGGAAGAGAAGAATTCTCGTGTTTCCAGGTCGTTGCGGTCGCCACGATACAGGGCGTTTCGAAAGTAACGCTGAACGATGGGAAATTCCAAGGTCGATCGTTTGGCTTTTGTCAGCGTGGAATTCGTTGTATGCCAAAGGTAGCCATAAATTAAGCCCTTCCTGGATACTTTATTGTGGACCAGAGAGTTTGGCTGTTTTGCGACTACATGGGGTTGGGTCACTCTTCGTATTGTATAACCTGCGAGTGAATTTTGGACGTTTTTTGTAGTAAATATCGCTGCAGATAAAGTGAGAAAATAATTCAAAGTCTTGAAATTTCATTTATGTCAGAATTTTCTCGGTTAAcgtattaattaattttccaGTGATGGTATTGAAACGCACCGTATATCGTTGGTTAAAAAGACCATACGTTCAGTAACCTGTACCTTGTAAAAGGCGACCGTTCGATGGTATGGGTGGGACATAATGCTAGGAAAGGTATCTATCACTGGCGTCAGCTTAAACCGTGGCACAATAGAGGACAAGGGCCTTTACCTGGTCCTCGAACACCAGCCTCCACCCTAGCCGCATATTGGCCTCTGCTCCACTCTACCATTTTCTATAGCGTTTCTACTCGCCTTCGCCAGGTATTCTGCCCTTTTTCACCGCGAGGCATCGGTCAGTGATGGCTTCGATCCAATCCCGAAGAGATCTTGTCGCTGACCTTCTACGAAAGAATTCTAAAATAACTTTCGCAGACTCTGTTTCTAGATTGATCGTTCCACTTTGATTTTGACAGAGAAAGGTCGTTCAATATTTTTTATGaaacgtattcctcgtgttacAGGGATTTATATACATCATAATGTTTGTAGATATTCGCAGATAAAGTTTGATACATTCCAGCAATTCTCGCGTAACAAATTGCACGCGTTGAGTTTCTATGGGGAACGTTGGCAGATATGGTACCGAAGTGGTTTTCCTGAATGCGCGTTTCCAAGTTCTAAGCTTCTCGGAGATTACCCTTGCACGCTGCATTCTTTGAGATTTCTTTTACCCAGGCTGATCCCAGCGAAATTCCAAGGAACACACTGACCACCCTTAAGAACGCTTACAAACTTAGGGACACACACAATAGCCAACCGGTCATTCGGAGTTCAGGTATATACTCACAGAATCCAAACTTTCTGATCGTCACAGGCAAACTTTACTTCAGAAAAATTTGTTCCACAGCAGGCGTAAGAGAGAGTTTAGGATTGAAATTCTTGGACTACAGTACTTGTagtaaaataataattcatATCGATCCACGTTCTACGTATTTTATGTCTTTCTAACTAGGCTACAAGACTTCATTTGTATTTATACCTATATTACATGAGCAAAACTTAGGTGAAACTCTGCAAGAATCAGAAACGCCACGATATTATTTCTTCGAAGAGCGAATCAGCCAATAACCAGAAGACCTCACCGAGAACAAGCCCTATCAGTTTTCATTTCCCAATTGACCACACGCGCAGATGGCCAGAGAAAGTGGCCGCGTTTTATAATAGTTAAATTGCCGTTATCTATCTACTTAGGCCGTTCGTTGCTCGACAATTGCATCCTTTGGCCCCGCGTCTTTCATTGCGCTAACTGCTTCCTATCGTCGTCGAACGGCTTCGTTCCCCGTCTCGAAAGATCGCCCGTTTCATAGCTTTCGCCAACCGTGCGAGGAATCCCTAGGCCCTTCTTCCTCCCCCACGCGCGGACCGTCGCTCAAACCACACGGGGAAGAGGAATACGTGTCTGAATGCCTCTACTCGTCGACCGGATGTCCTCCCCTCCTCTTCCTTTCATTTCTTCACCGCATCATCTTCGTTATCGTCATCTTCCTTCATCCACCGTGATGGTACAACCGTTGACGCGTTTCACCTTCCTCAGCTATTTCGCGAAACGGACAAGTCTCGCGTTTCCGATTGCCACGGGTGGCTTTGCAGGTGTAAGAATGGATGAGAGTCGCGACCTCGTCGCAATCTCTTGCTGAAGCGGTACTAACGGAGGCGAGGCTATCAAAGCCATGGAAAAGGATCCAActgatgatatgatatgataataTAGTCTTTTATCATTTGAAACTGTTAAAGTTCCGTTGATTATTTGAGAAATCTGATCTTGCAGCGAGAAACTGTTGAGTCTTGCAAGATCCGCGATTGAGTAACAAATAAATCGGAGAAATCATTATTACGCAAGTAAGGGAAAAAGGTTACGGAACTTATAACAACCCTTTGAAACGATGTCGAGTTGTAAATGGAGATCTTACGTTGCTCCCGTCAGAATGTTTCATACAGCCGCGAAGATATGAGAAAAGTTGTCGAATGGTACGACAAACGTTTATCTTTCGAAGAACAAACCGTGCCTCGTATGCTCTGGAATCGCTTTTGGGATGAAATGAACTCTGACGTTTGTATACTTGCGGGATATTGAATCGTAGATCACGAATGCTGTAAATAAGACAAATAATCTAATACTATTCATTATTTCTTTCACCTTACATATAAATCGAGACATTTGCGCGAAACTTTAAAGGAAACATTGATTCATTGAACGTTTATCTACATCCTAAGTGTACTTTTATCGTTAATCAAACGAAAATGCGTTGCATCTGCTTGAAAATGTTGGAAGCGCGAATGTGTGCGCTATTATTATCGCGATATGGTTTAGGACGCGTACCCGTCTGTTTGTTCAGATGTTAACAATCGATCGAAGCATGGGTAGATATTATGGTATATCGTAAGGAACTGAATTTTACAAGTAACACCCCATCATAATAATTCGTAGTCAACTTCGTTTATTAAACTATATTTCGTGTACGCGATAAATACATTTTTATTTCGAATTTAATACCGAGGCAAGCTTCGAACTTCAATATTTTTCATATTAATATcatatttttcatttaataCTGAATATTTTTTTGAAAAAATAAAATGATATACATTTATTGCTAGTTTTATTAGAGCTGAACTGAATATCGCAAACGATCGAATTGAATATCGAATGTACAACTGCTTTAAAACACTGTCAATGAGTACCTATACATACACCTAAAATAATTTATTCTGCTCGCGTTGCTTTCAATTTTGTCCACTCAACCGCCTCATTTAACTAAAATGAACCGTGCACGTTTCCGTCTTTAGATAACCACAAATATTCGAAGAAGTTGATAGTGAAATTACAGAATTTGTTAAGAGATAGCTAGATTTACGACCTAATACTTTCCCAAGTAAACGCCTCTTATCTTAAACCCCCTCGATTCTTCTAAAAAAAAAGCTCCATTTGTCCCTCGTTCGGGATCCAAATGTACCGTTTGTCAGCCAGCAGAATTCCCAACAGAATTCAGCAAGGCGACCAGCGGTTCCTCTGTTTTCCCATTATATGCCTCTTATTGGGACCGCGACTCGTCTCCGACGTTAGCTGGCATTACAAGAAATTACGGTTTCTTTCGAGGCGTACGAACCGTCGTCATTTGCCGTAATTCCCATTATTATTCTCGTTGGTGGCGTCTAAGCGCGTAAAGAGCCGTAGCTACGGCGGTTCTGTCGTCTCATGGTAGCCGGTGCAGGGGCCACTGACCGCCCCTGGCAAGGCTTTCTCGTCTTCCACTTCTTCTTTTCGGTTTTGTTCTACCCGTGGAACGAGGCGAGAGGGAAGGCAGCAAGCACACGTGTGCCTGCGTGCCATCGAATCGCATCGGCGCACCTTCGAGCACCTTAACTGCAGCCTCGATTGGGACGAGCACCTTTACGAAAGAATAGGCGACCGACTTGGATCGAGGGACTATCTCCGCTCGCTGGGAACGGTGAAGGGCCTTTTCATTCGGTTCTTTAATTACCCTGTTCAGCGGTTCGGTTTACGCGTTGATCGTTGGGTAGTAATTAGCCGAGGTGTAAAAATGGTTATTACACTTTCGATTTCGTGGAGGTTGTTGGTCTGGATAAATACGCGGAGCATGCTTAACGCGTAACGATACCGGTTAATTAATCGTTTACAAGTCTCTTGCCACTGGATgatcaatgaaaattaaattcgACTACTTTCCTGTGGGGGGAGAATGAAGACATGGATTTGTCGTTTTGTGAGATTTATCGTATGTACGAGTAGGTGTTAAATAATGACAAAGTAAAATGTTATTAAACAAAATTGGTTTCAGATAACGCGATGTCTTCAAATAACTGAAGGAGTATCCATCTCCTTCTCTCTTAATTGAGTCTCTTCAAAGAAACGTGAAAAGTTGGTAACGACAAAGGTATAAAAGTTGCAATTTCGCCCAGCCGGATCCCACGGTAACACAGGACTATCTCTTTCGAGCAAAGAATCACTTTACATAACGTTGAAGCTGGCGTGGACCAAGGCTTAGCTGATCTTGCATTTGCTTGACGCGACGAGTCTATCTTTTTTGACTTGGAAATGAGCAGGAATGGAGCGATC
This is a stretch of genomic DNA from Xylocopa sonorina isolate GNS202 chromosome 8, iyXylSono1_principal, whole genome shotgun sequence. It encodes these proteins:
- the LOC143426157 gene encoding small ribosomal subunit protein uS8A codes for the protein MVRMNVLSDALKSINNAEKRGKRQVLLRPCSKVIIKFLTVMMRKGYIGEFEIVDDHRSGKVVVNLSGRLNKCGVISPRFDVPINDIEKWTNNLLPSRQFGYVVLTTSGGIMDHEEARRKHLGGKILGFFF